The Streptomyces sp. NBC_01353 genome contains a region encoding:
- a CDS encoding XRE family transcriptional regulator yields the protein MANSVGEGLDRALQQAVTRPIPKSAGAQMRYLVKQMKGTRAVAQMLRISQRTVERYVKDQIRKPRPDLAGRMEAEVKKRWQPQVRAKAKKAASSTDGIVVDVRARLGYSAPVGTTDEARMRHLTVALPPHFAARLFSAQEQGASDAQLRKIAAEGLKEVYFQNRGTRAGSLEEVHMLDVQNIEFGL from the coding sequence ATGGCGAACTCGGTCGGCGAAGGCCTCGACAGGGCGTTGCAGCAGGCGGTCACCCGCCCGATCCCCAAGAGCGCGGGTGCGCAGATGCGTTACCTGGTCAAGCAGATGAAGGGCACCAGGGCCGTGGCCCAGATGCTCCGAATCAGCCAGCGCACCGTCGAGCGGTACGTGAAGGACCAGATCAGGAAGCCCCGCCCCGACCTGGCCGGCCGTATGGAGGCGGAGGTGAAGAAGCGGTGGCAGCCGCAGGTGCGGGCGAAGGCGAAGAAGGCGGCGTCCAGTACGGACGGCATCGTCGTCGACGTCCGGGCCCGGCTCGGCTACAGCGCCCCGGTCGGCACCACCGACGAGGCCCGGATGCGGCACCTCACGGTGGCGCTGCCGCCGCACTTCGCCGCTCGCCTCTTCAGCGCCCAGGAGCAGGGGGCATCCGATGCCCAGCTGCGGAAGATCGCCGCAGAGGGGCTGAAAGAGGTGTACTTCCAGAACCGCGGCACTCGTGCCGGGAGTTTGGAGGAGGTGCACATGCTCGACGTGCAGAACATCGAGTTCGGTCTCTAG
- a CDS encoding Helicase associated domain protein, with the protein MPGIQLREHQVDGLARIRRWAGFPARTALRPAGERATFVSATGSGKTITAASAALSCFSGGRILVMVPTLDLLVQTAQAWRRVGHGGPMVAVCSLEKDEVLEQLGVRSTTNPIQLALWAGTGPVVVFSTYASLVDRDDPQDLSGQAKVRGPLEAALAGGERLYGQTMERFDLAVVDEAHGTAGDLGRSWSAIHDQARIPADFRLYLTATPRVLAAARPSKGGQEPEIASMVSDPDGPYGEWIYELGLSEAIEREILAGFEIDVIEIRDPEPVVGLRALGGGGAERSEEALRGRRLALLQTALLEHAARHNLKTVMTFHHRVEEAAAFADKLPETAAQLYATEASDRFLEDAAALPPSSIDARLYELEPYRHVPPGRVWSAWLCGDHLVAERRETLRQFANGIDTDGMRVHRAFLASVRVLGEGVDIVGERGVEAICFADTRGSQVEIVQNIGRALRPNPDGTAKTARIIVPVFLEAGEDPGDMVASASYAPLVAVLQGLRSHDEHLVEQLASRALTRRPRGRLHHLVRDAGGRIIHAGAQGEAEGGEDEREEIVESTLLHFSSPRDPATISAFLRTRVYRPESLVWLEGYQALRRWREEQAIEGLYAVPYDTEVEFGVARFPLGRWVHQQRKALRAGELDAYRQELLDEAGMVWEPGEEAWETRLAILRSYRRAHGHLAPRQDALWGENDADALAIGQLVANLRRTGGLGKNPERAAARAAQLEAIDEDWACPWPLDWQRHYRVLADLVDADGVLPAIASGVLFDGDDLGRWIERQAHAWAELSGEQQARLTALGIKPSERPAAAKDAKGAGKGRTKASAAFQRGVAALAQYVAREGTHRVPRGHTEELALDGQAEPLAVKLGVWVTNTKTRRDKLTQEQRAALADLGVEWA; encoded by the coding sequence GTGCCGGGTATTCAGCTCCGCGAGCACCAGGTCGACGGACTCGCCCGCATCCGCCGGTGGGCCGGATTCCCCGCCAGGACGGCCCTGCGGCCGGCGGGGGAGCGGGCGACGTTCGTGTCCGCGACCGGATCGGGCAAGACGATCACGGCCGCCTCGGCCGCCCTGTCCTGCTTCTCCGGCGGCCGGATCCTCGTGATGGTGCCCACGCTCGATCTGCTGGTGCAGACCGCGCAGGCATGGCGCCGCGTCGGCCACGGCGGGCCGATGGTGGCGGTGTGCTCGCTGGAGAAGGACGAGGTCCTGGAGCAGCTCGGCGTGCGGTCGACGACGAACCCGATCCAACTCGCTCTGTGGGCGGGGACGGGTCCGGTGGTCGTGTTCTCCACATACGCCTCGTTGGTGGACCGGGACGATCCGCAGGACCTCTCGGGACAGGCCAAGGTCCGCGGGCCGCTCGAGGCCGCGCTCGCGGGCGGGGAGCGTCTGTACGGACAGACGATGGAGCGGTTCGACCTCGCGGTCGTCGATGAGGCGCACGGCACCGCCGGGGATCTCGGGCGGTCGTGGTCCGCGATCCACGACCAGGCCCGCATCCCGGCCGACTTCCGCCTCTACCTGACCGCGACCCCACGCGTCCTCGCCGCGGCGCGCCCGAGCAAGGGCGGCCAGGAGCCGGAGATCGCGTCCATGGTCTCCGACCCGGACGGTCCGTACGGGGAGTGGATCTACGAACTCGGCCTGTCGGAGGCGATCGAGCGCGAGATCCTCGCCGGGTTCGAGATCGACGTGATCGAGATCCGCGACCCCGAGCCGGTCGTGGGATTGCGCGCCCTGGGCGGGGGCGGCGCCGAACGCTCCGAAGAGGCGCTGCGCGGCCGCCGGCTCGCCCTGCTGCAGACCGCGCTCCTCGAGCACGCAGCGCGCCACAATCTGAAGACCGTGATGACGTTCCATCACCGGGTCGAGGAGGCGGCCGCGTTCGCCGACAAGCTGCCCGAGACCGCCGCGCAGCTGTACGCGACCGAGGCGTCCGACAGGTTCCTCGAAGACGCGGCCGCGCTGCCACCGTCCTCGATCGACGCGCGACTGTACGAGCTGGAGCCATACCGGCACGTGCCGCCGGGCCGGGTGTGGTCGGCGTGGTTGTGTGGGGACCACCTCGTCGCCGAGCGCCGCGAGACCCTCCGGCAGTTCGCCAACGGGATCGACACCGACGGAATGAGGGTGCACCGCGCGTTCCTCGCCTCGGTACGCGTCCTCGGCGAAGGCGTCGACATCGTCGGCGAGCGCGGAGTCGAGGCGATCTGTTTCGCCGACACCCGCGGTTCCCAGGTCGAGATCGTCCAGAACATCGGCCGTGCTCTGCGCCCCAACCCCGACGGCACGGCCAAGACCGCCCGCATCATCGTCCCCGTCTTCCTCGAAGCCGGCGAAGACCCCGGCGACATGGTCGCCTCCGCCTCGTACGCCCCCCTCGTCGCCGTACTCCAGGGCCTGCGCTCCCATGACGAGCACCTCGTCGAACAGCTCGCCTCCCGCGCCCTCACCCGCCGGCCCAGGGGGAGGCTCCACCACCTCGTCCGCGATGCCGGCGGCCGGATCATCCACGCCGGCGCGCAGGGCGAGGCCGAGGGCGGGGAGGACGAGCGGGAGGAGATCGTGGAGTCGACGCTGCTGCACTTCTCCAGCCCCCGCGATCCGGCCACCATCTCCGCCTTCCTCCGCACCCGCGTCTACCGGCCCGAGTCCCTCGTCTGGCTGGAGGGCTACCAGGCCCTGCGACGGTGGCGCGAGGAGCAGGCCATCGAGGGGCTGTACGCGGTCCCGTACGACACCGAGGTCGAGTTCGGCGTCGCCCGCTTCCCCCTCGGCCGCTGGGTCCACCAGCAGCGCAAGGCCCTGCGCGCCGGCGAACTCGACGCGTACCGTCAGGAACTCCTCGACGAGGCGGGGATGGTGTGGGAGCCGGGCGAGGAGGCCTGGGAGACCAGGCTCGCGATCCTGCGCTCCTACCGCCGCGCCCACGGCCACCTCGCCCCCCGCCAGGACGCCCTCTGGGGCGAGAACGACGCAGACGCCCTGGCGATCGGGCAACTCGTCGCCAACCTCCGTCGCACCGGCGGCCTCGGCAAGAACCCGGAACGCGCCGCCGCACGCGCCGCGCAGCTGGAGGCGATCGACGAGGACTGGGCCTGCCCCTGGCCACTCGACTGGCAACGTCACTACCGCGTCCTGGCCGACCTCGTCGACGCGGACGGCGTCCTCCCGGCGATCGCGTCCGGTGTCCTCTTCGACGGCGACGACCTCGGCCGGTGGATCGAACGACAGGCCCACGCCTGGGCGGAACTGTCCGGGGAGCAGCAGGCGCGGCTCACCGCGCTGGGCATCAAGCCCTCCGAACGCCCCGCTGCGGCCAAGGACGCGAAGGGTGCGGGGAAGGGGCGGACGAAGGCGTCGGCGGCATTCCAGCGGGGCGTCGCGGCCCTCGCGCAGTACGTCGCCCGGGAAGGGACACACCGCGTCCCACGCGGCCACACCGAGGAACTCGCCCTCGACGGACAGGCGGAGCCGCTGGCCGTGAAGCTGGGAGTCTGGGTCACCAACACCAAGACCCGCCGCGACAAGCTCACTCAGGAACAGCGCGCCGCGCTCGCCGACCTCGGCGTCGAATGGGCGTAA
- a CDS encoding PaaI family thioesterase, protein MEDRTQQEQASPEVQKRIQASFDRQGLMAHLGARITHIGPGRVHIVLPSRPEVTQQHGYFHAGATSAVADTAGGYAAYTLFPEDTEVLTVEYKINLLAPATGDHLEAVGTVLKAGRTLTVCQLEVFGVEEDGARKLVANGQQTLIRVNKPEQ, encoded by the coding sequence ATGGAAGACCGGACGCAGCAGGAACAGGCCAGCCCCGAGGTGCAGAAGCGCATCCAGGCGAGCTTCGATCGCCAGGGGCTGATGGCGCACCTCGGCGCCCGGATAACCCACATCGGCCCCGGCCGCGTGCACATCGTCCTCCCGAGCCGGCCCGAAGTGACCCAGCAGCACGGCTACTTCCACGCCGGCGCCACCAGCGCCGTCGCGGACACCGCCGGCGGCTACGCCGCCTACACGCTGTTCCCCGAGGACACCGAGGTGCTCACCGTCGAGTACAAGATCAACCTTCTCGCGCCTGCCACGGGCGACCACCTTGAAGCGGTCGGAACCGTGCTGAAGGCCGGACGCACGTTGACCGTGTGCCAGTTGGAGGTGTTCGGTGTCGAGGAGGACGGGGCGCGCAAGCTCGTCGCCAACGGCCAGCAGACACTCATCCGCGTCAACAAGCCCGAACAGTAG
- a CDS encoding LysE family translocator, whose translation MDTTTLAAFLAVDLLLVFTPGADWAYAISAGLRDRSVLPAVAGLIAGYAGYTLLAVAGLVVIVASSATVLTALTVAGAAYLMWLGWGVLRRPAVLGASTETMASSRGQIMLKGAGISGLNPKALLLYFSLFPQFIDTAGGWPVAAQTGLLGTLHMTACALVYLAVGVLARTVLKTRPSAARAVTRASGAMMIAIGGFLLVERLAG comes from the coding sequence ATGGACACGACGACGCTGGCGGCCTTCCTGGCGGTGGACCTGCTGCTGGTCTTCACCCCCGGTGCGGACTGGGCCTACGCGATCTCGGCCGGACTGCGGGACCGGTCGGTCCTCCCTGCCGTCGCAGGGCTGATAGCCGGATACGCCGGGTACACGCTGCTCGCCGTCGCCGGCCTGGTGGTGATCGTGGCGAGTTCGGCAACCGTGCTCACCGCGCTGACCGTCGCCGGGGCCGCCTACCTCATGTGGCTGGGATGGGGTGTTCTGCGCCGGCCCGCCGTCCTGGGCGCGTCCACGGAGACCATGGCCTCCTCGCGTGGGCAGATCATGCTCAAGGGGGCCGGGATCAGCGGTCTGAACCCCAAGGCGCTACTCCTGTACTTCTCGCTGTTTCCGCAGTTCATCGACACGGCGGGCGGCTGGCCGGTGGCCGCGCAGACCGGGCTGCTCGGCACGCTCCACATGACGGCCTGCGCGCTGGTCTACCTCGCCGTCGGCGTGCTGGCCCGCACCGTCCTGAAGACCAGGCCCTCGGCCGCCCGGGCGGTCACCCGCGCCTCCGGTGCCATGATGATCGCCATCGGGGGGTTCCTGCTGGTGGAACGTCTGGCCGGCTGA
- a CDS encoding Lrp/AsnC family transcriptional regulator: MDALDRKILTELQLDGRLTITELAARVQLSVSPCHRRLRDLEREGAIRGYRAVVDPAAVGLHFEALVFATLRWEDQDTVAAFEEAVTAVPHVIQAQRLFGEPDYLLRVATTDLAAYQQLYDQQLAKLPGVQRLNSTLVMKNVIADRPLPE, translated from the coding sequence ATGGATGCCCTGGACCGGAAGATTCTTACCGAGCTGCAGTTGGACGGCCGCCTGACGATCACCGAGCTGGCCGCCCGCGTACAGCTGAGCGTCTCGCCGTGCCACCGCCGGCTCCGCGACCTCGAACGCGAGGGTGCGATCCGCGGCTACCGCGCCGTCGTCGACCCGGCTGCCGTCGGACTGCACTTCGAGGCCCTCGTCTTCGCCACCCTGCGCTGGGAGGACCAAGACACGGTCGCGGCCTTCGAAGAGGCCGTGACCGCCGTCCCGCACGTCATCCAGGCCCAGCGCCTCTTCGGCGAACCCGACTACCTCCTGCGCGTCGCCACCACGGACCTGGCCGCCTACCAGCAGCTCTACGACCAGCAGCTGGCCAAGCTGCCCGGTGTCCAGCGCCTGAACTCCACGCTCGTCATGAAGAACGTCATCGCCGACCGGCCGCTGCCGGAATAG
- a CDS encoding helix-turn-helix domain-containing protein encodes MADGARHHPSWTFLTNHARVLLMLSRDPGIRLRDVAAECGVTERTVQAIVADLEADGYVTRTRGSDGRRNRYEINAEAQFRHPAEAGHEIAGLLALLSAPPTEATSTPSGRTPATAGRGHGGPDPRRAARRHGPAE; translated from the coding sequence ATGGCTGATGGTGCTCGCCACCACCCGAGCTGGACGTTTCTCACCAATCACGCTCGGGTCCTCCTCATGCTCTCCCGGGACCCCGGCATCCGGCTGAGGGACGTCGCGGCCGAGTGCGGGGTGACCGAGAGGACCGTGCAGGCGATCGTCGCCGATCTGGAGGCGGACGGATACGTCACGCGCACGCGAGGCTCGGACGGCCGGCGCAACCGCTACGAGATCAACGCCGAGGCCCAGTTCCGGCACCCCGCCGAAGCGGGCCATGAGATCGCCGGCCTCCTGGCCCTGCTGTCCGCTCCTCCCACCGAGGCGACCAGCACCCCGTCAGGGCGGACACCTGCCACGGCCGGGAGGGGCCATGGCGGGCCGGACCCGAGGCGAGCGGCCCGCCGGCACGGCCCCGCAGAGTGA
- a CDS encoding NAD(P)H-dependent oxidoreductase, protein MRAGVYLAHPRPGSFNHAVFDAVVDELRDRGCEVLAHDLCAEGFAPVLAADETRTVQPVSYAADSQVALHRAEVATLDAIVFVHPNWWGMPPAVLTGWVQRVLAPGVAYKLSTAEGEPAGLLKAGRALVLNTSDTPADREESEFGDPLDRIWSACVLPYVGVTDVRRVVFRTVTDSTDEARVSWLHQAREQAAALLV, encoded by the coding sequence ATGCGCGCAGGGGTCTATCTCGCACACCCACGGCCGGGCAGCTTCAACCATGCTGTGTTTGACGCCGTCGTGGACGAACTGCGCGACCGCGGGTGCGAGGTGCTCGCTCACGACCTCTGCGCCGAAGGGTTCGCACCCGTGCTTGCCGCCGACGAGACGAGGACGGTCCAGCCGGTCTCGTACGCAGCGGACTCGCAGGTGGCGCTGCATCGCGCGGAAGTGGCCACACTCGACGCCATCGTGTTCGTACACCCGAACTGGTGGGGAATGCCGCCCGCAGTGCTCACGGGCTGGGTGCAGCGCGTACTGGCGCCCGGCGTCGCGTACAAACTCAGCACTGCGGAAGGCGAGCCCGCCGGGCTGCTGAAAGCCGGCCGGGCCCTCGTCCTGAACACCTCGGACACCCCCGCCGACCGCGAAGAGAGCGAGTTCGGCGACCCGCTGGACAGGATCTGGTCCGCCTGCGTGCTGCCGTACGTGGGGGTTACCGATGTCCGCCGGGTCGTCTTCCGTACGGTTACCGATTCAACCGATGAAGCGCGCGTATCCTGGTTGCACCAGGCGCGTGAGCAGGCAGCCGCACTGCTGGTCTGA
- a CDS encoding PhzF family phenazine biosynthesis isomerase → MTTQPAVLRYTAFSTDPQGGNPAGVILDAAGLDDNAMLAIAADIGYSESAFLTAPPEDLGDAGGRAFAIRYFSPKAEVPFCGHATVATAVALGEHIGPGDLVFATRVGTVPVSVTEDAGFMRATLTTVEPHIEAVGDADLAEALAALDWPAADLDTALPPRIAFAGARHLVVGAATRERLADLAYDFSRLETLMHRLDLITVQLVWRESRTVFHVRNPFPVGGVVEDPATGAAAGAFGAYARELGLVPDASVLTLHQGADMGRPGVLTVELREGDTRVRVSGTGTRIA, encoded by the coding sequence ATGACGACACAGCCCGCAGTCCTGCGCTACACCGCGTTCTCCACCGACCCTCAAGGCGGCAACCCCGCCGGGGTCATACTGGACGCGGCCGGACTCGACGACAACGCGATGCTCGCGATCGCGGCGGATATCGGCTACAGCGAGTCGGCGTTCCTGACCGCCCCGCCCGAGGACCTCGGCGACGCGGGTGGGCGGGCCTTCGCCATCCGGTACTTCAGCCCCAAGGCCGAGGTCCCGTTCTGCGGTCATGCCACCGTGGCGACGGCCGTCGCACTCGGCGAGCACATCGGCCCCGGCGACCTGGTGTTCGCCACCCGGGTGGGGACCGTGCCGGTGAGCGTGACCGAGGACGCCGGCTTCATGCGGGCCACGCTCACGACCGTCGAACCGCACATCGAGGCGGTCGGCGACGCGGACCTCGCCGAGGCGCTCGCCGCCCTCGACTGGCCCGCCGCCGACCTCGACACCGCCCTGCCCCCGCGTATCGCCTTCGCGGGCGCCCGCCACCTCGTCGTCGGTGCGGCGACCCGGGAGCGCCTCGCAGACCTCGCGTACGACTTCTCACGTCTCGAGACGCTCATGCACCGACTCGACCTGATCACCGTGCAGCTGGTGTGGCGCGAGTCCCGGACGGTCTTCCACGTACGCAACCCCTTCCCCGTCGGTGGCGTCGTGGAAGACCCGGCGACCGGCGCGGCAGCCGGCGCTTTCGGCGCCTACGCCCGCGAACTCGGCCTGGTCCCGGACGCATCGGTCCTCACGCTCCACCAGGGCGCCGACATGGGCCGCCCGGGCGTCCTGACCGTGGAACTACGCGAAGGCGACACCCGGGTGCGGGTGAGCGGAACCGGGACTCGCATCGCATGA
- a CDS encoding carboxymuconolactone decarboxylase family protein translates to MTNTSISRMPNPAEFVPELNDISAALFRATGNRAVPRTTMNLIHLRAGQIVHNTYLTILNTGFLRKAGESEERITAVSSWQDAPYFTDAERAALALVEATLQPAPHGRERVSDELYAEVAKHYDEKALATLTIAIGQINFFIALAVIGKPQPVTSLADEQWD, encoded by the coding sequence ATGACGAACACCTCGATCTCCCGGATGCCGAACCCCGCCGAGTTCGTTCCCGAGCTGAACGACATCAGCGCCGCCCTCTTCCGGGCCACGGGCAACCGCGCGGTGCCGCGCACCACGATGAACCTCATTCACCTGCGCGCCGGGCAGATCGTCCACAACACCTACCTGACGATCCTGAACACGGGCTTCCTGCGCAAGGCGGGGGAGTCGGAGGAGCGCATCACCGCTGTCTCCTCCTGGCAGGACGCCCCGTACTTCACCGATGCCGAGCGCGCCGCGCTCGCTCTGGTGGAGGCCACTCTTCAGCCGGCCCCGCATGGCCGGGAGCGCGTCTCGGACGAGCTGTACGCCGAGGTGGCGAAGCACTACGACGAGAAGGCTCTGGCCACCCTCACGATCGCGATCGGCCAGATCAACTTCTTCATCGCCCTGGCCGTCATCGGCAAGCCGCAGCCGGTCACCTCCCTGGCGGACGAGCAGTGGGACTAA
- a CDS encoding antibiotic biosynthesis monooxygenase produces MIIRISEARVRPDRFEAFHDVIVSAVREFPALHPGLVDHEVLVAPPDALLYVSRWRSEEDLVAYAGENWRDQPVVLPGEQEYLVAPLQVRHFTIAPLT; encoded by the coding sequence GTGATCATCAGGATTAGTGAGGCCCGTGTGCGTCCTGATCGCTTTGAGGCGTTCCACGACGTGATCGTCAGTGCTGTGCGTGAGTTCCCAGCTCTCCACCCTGGGTTGGTGGACCACGAGGTTCTGGTCGCGCCGCCGGACGCACTGTTGTACGTCAGTCGCTGGCGGAGCGAGGAGGATCTGGTTGCCTATGCCGGCGAGAACTGGCGTGACCAGCCGGTGGTTCTTCCCGGCGAGCAGGAGTACTTGGTGGCGCCACTTCAGGTTCGGCACTTCACGATCGCACCGTTGACCTGA
- a CDS encoding DNA alkylation repair protein, with the protein MLDGQEAGVTGTTVAQVMAELAVLEDPKMREANEKRGDDHGVNLGKLRALAKQLKTQQDLARELWATDDTAARLLALLICRPKAFERDELDTMVREARAPKVHDWLVNYVVKKNPASEELRLTWSTDPDPVVASAGWALTTERVAKKPEGLDLTGLLDAIEAEMKDAPDRLQWAMNHCLAQIGIQHAEHRARAIDIGERLEVLKDYPTPPNCTSPFAPTWIAEMVRRQHEK; encoded by the coding sequence ATGCTCGACGGACAGGAGGCCGGTGTGACCGGGACGACGGTGGCGCAGGTCATGGCTGAGTTGGCCGTGCTTGAGGACCCGAAGATGCGCGAGGCGAATGAGAAGCGCGGTGACGATCACGGTGTGAACCTCGGCAAGCTGCGCGCACTCGCGAAGCAGCTCAAGACTCAGCAGGACCTCGCGCGCGAACTCTGGGCGACGGATGACACCGCGGCGAGGCTCCTGGCGCTACTGATCTGCCGTCCGAAGGCATTCGAGCGCGACGAGCTGGACACCATGGTGCGGGAGGCGCGCGCCCCCAAGGTCCACGACTGGCTCGTGAACTACGTGGTGAAGAAGAACCCGGCCTCCGAAGAACTGCGCCTCACCTGGTCCACGGACCCGGATCCAGTGGTTGCGAGTGCCGGCTGGGCTCTGACCACCGAGCGGGTGGCGAAGAAGCCCGAGGGCCTCGATCTCACGGGACTGCTCGACGCCATCGAGGCGGAGATGAAGGACGCGCCCGATCGTCTGCAGTGGGCGATGAACCACTGCCTGGCTCAGATCGGGATTCAGCACGCAGAGCACCGCGCCCGCGCGATCGACATCGGCGAGCGCCTGGAAGTGCTCAAGGACTACCCGACTCCCCCGAACTGCACGTCCCCGTTCGCGCCCACCTGGATCGCCGAGATGGTGCGCCGTCAGCACGAGAAGTAG
- a CDS encoding GNAT family N-acetyltransferase: MLKMPSRVELHPLTLSDQDEFCTLVQASSELHGPWMQLPATAEEFRVWMRRFDDATNRGFLIRVRETGAAAGMVNINSIIRGRYQGASVGYAAFAPSAGHGYMTEGLAATLQHAFTDLRLHRLEANIQPANKASLALVQRLGFRYEGVSPAYLYIDGGWRDHERWAITAPTPWTPDPSLPEV, from the coding sequence ATGCTCAAGATGCCGTCACGGGTTGAACTACACCCGCTCACCCTCTCCGACCAGGACGAGTTCTGCACGCTCGTGCAGGCCAGCTCCGAGCTGCACGGGCCATGGATGCAGCTACCCGCGACCGCGGAGGAGTTCCGGGTCTGGATGCGCCGCTTCGACGACGCCACCAACCGGGGCTTTCTGATACGTGTCCGGGAGACCGGCGCGGCCGCCGGCATGGTCAACATCAACTCGATCATCCGGGGCCGCTACCAGGGCGCGTCCGTCGGGTATGCGGCCTTCGCCCCGTCCGCAGGGCACGGGTACATGACCGAAGGACTCGCCGCCACCCTGCAGCACGCCTTCACCGACCTGCGGCTCCACCGGCTGGAGGCCAACATTCAGCCGGCGAACAAGGCGTCCCTGGCCTTGGTCCAGCGGCTGGGCTTCCGCTACGAAGGGGTTTCGCCCGCGTACCTCTACATCGACGGGGGCTGGCGGGACCACGAACGCTGGGCCATCACCGCACCAACCCCCTGGACCCCCGATCCATCCCTTCCCGAGGTCTGA
- a CDS encoding 2-dehydropantoate 2-reductase, whose amino-acid sequence MTRVAVVGVGAVGGVVAAGLMATGRVVVTACVRSPLGGLRIVRPDGSALEASVPEVTDPAEVSAVEWVVLATKAYQTAAAGVWLGRLCDAGTRVVVLQNGVEHRERVAPLVGAARVLPAVVEISAESQRRGQIRLFDRPRLTVPEGDDGADFAALCQGSGIEVTPTADFVTAAWTKLCLNAANGAVTALTMQRMPVFANPRITQLGRALVEEARQVAAASGARLPDDLADQVISRLRAMPPESGSSMLWDRLAGRELEYDARNGAVARAGARLGIPTPYNDTVTALLEAVSGPGNAS is encoded by the coding sequence ATGACACGGGTTGCGGTAGTGGGTGTGGGGGCCGTGGGCGGCGTTGTGGCCGCGGGGCTGATGGCGACCGGGCGGGTAGTGGTGACCGCTTGCGTGCGTTCCCCGCTGGGCGGGTTGCGCATCGTACGGCCCGACGGGTCGGCTCTGGAGGCGTCTGTTCCTGAGGTCACCGACCCCGCCGAGGTGTCGGCGGTGGAGTGGGTGGTGCTGGCGACCAAGGCCTACCAGACGGCCGCAGCGGGAGTGTGGCTCGGCCGACTGTGCGATGCGGGCACCCGGGTCGTGGTGCTGCAGAACGGCGTGGAGCACCGTGAGCGCGTCGCGCCGCTGGTTGGCGCCGCCCGCGTCCTTCCGGCCGTGGTGGAGATCTCGGCCGAGTCGCAGCGCCGCGGCCAGATCCGGCTGTTCGACCGGCCACGGCTCACCGTGCCTGAGGGCGATGACGGCGCCGACTTCGCGGCCCTGTGTCAGGGCAGCGGTATCGAGGTCACGCCAACCGCCGACTTTGTCACCGCTGCCTGGACGAAACTGTGCCTGAACGCGGCGAACGGTGCCGTTACGGCGCTGACGATGCAACGGATGCCGGTCTTCGCCAATCCGCGTATCACCCAGTTGGGACGGGCGCTGGTGGAGGAGGCGCGGCAGGTCGCCGCCGCGTCAGGCGCGCGCCTTCCCGATGATCTGGCCGACCAGGTCATCTCCAGGTTGCGAGCGATGCCGCCCGAGTCCGGTAGCAGCATGCTCTGGGACCGCCTGGCAGGCCGTGAGCTGGAATACGACGCCCGCAACGGCGCGGTGGCGCGCGCGGGCGCCCGCCTCGGCATCCCCACCCCGTACAACGACACCGTCACCGCGCTGCTGGAAGCCGTGAGCGGACCGGGGAACGCTTCGTAG
- a CDS encoding DUF2071 domain-containing protein, with amino-acid sequence MQPPSSVTPDAPSPIRDPLLTQEWLDLAFIHWAVDPGVVAPLLPSGTVPDTYDGVSYVGLVAFRMHRVGWLRLPGVPYLGSFPETNVRLYSVDGHGRRGVVFRSMDASRLIPVVMGRVGFRLPYLWSRMSVRTDGDTVDYASSRRWPGPRRAHSRITLARGERIDEPTELEHFLTARWGMHNGFFGGAAYLPNDHPRWPLYRAELLTCEENLLASAGLPTPREAPVSVLYSPGVPVRLGRPSRSAPTVPPPRRPL; translated from the coding sequence GTGCAGCCGCCCTCGTCCGTGACGCCCGACGCCCCCTCCCCCATACGCGACCCGCTGCTCACCCAGGAGTGGCTCGACCTCGCCTTCATCCACTGGGCCGTCGACCCGGGCGTCGTGGCCCCGCTGCTGCCGAGCGGGACCGTGCCCGACACGTACGACGGGGTCAGTTACGTGGGGCTGGTGGCCTTCCGGATGCACCGGGTCGGCTGGCTCCGGCTGCCCGGAGTGCCGTACCTCGGCTCGTTCCCCGAGACCAACGTGCGTCTGTACTCGGTCGACGGACACGGGCGGCGCGGTGTCGTGTTCCGGTCGATGGACGCGTCACGGCTGATCCCGGTCGTGATGGGACGGGTCGGCTTCCGGCTGCCGTATCTGTGGTCCCGGATGAGCGTCCGCACCGACGGCGACACCGTCGACTACGCCAGTTCCCGCCGCTGGCCCGGCCCGCGTCGGGCGCACAGCCGCATCACATTGGCCAGGGGTGAGCGGATCGATGAGCCCACCGAGCTGGAGCACTTCCTCACCGCCCGGTGGGGTATGCACAACGGCTTCTTCGGCGGAGCGGCGTATCTGCCGAACGACCATCCGCGCTGGCCGCTGTACCGAGCGGAACTGCTCACGTGCGAGGAGAACCTGCTCGCTTCGGCGGGCCTCCCGACGCCACGCGAGGCCCCGGTCAGCGTCCTGTACTCCCCCGGCGTCCCGGTGCGACTCGGCCGACCGTCCCGCTCCGCGCCCACCGTCCCGCCCCCTCGCCGGCCGCTCTGA